A stretch of Bradyrhizobium sp. AZCC 2262 DNA encodes these proteins:
- a CDS encoding heparin lyase I family protein: MAVQKPTISNFFADSGTRGDGITDANVVTVWGTADPNTTVSIYDGSTLLGTATSNSSGAWAFETPKLSDSTHSLTATATDTSGATSAPSSALSVTVIPSVTDFRPASNNWQNPIIIDGQGWFVESGNKPWSLTNPDAHTVRMEVRPGDLWADDETARSEILTVDEALDHQVFNAAYTMTVEPGAVNPVDWLSVAQMHEESGIPFSISIKGDKLQVIVNINESFEQTVYVDPKSIVRGHAYDIQIQANFSTDSTGFLKIWSDGVQIVDYHGQLGTETGGQYLKLGVYEGYPEGVTSPIAVDYSNIVLSYNNASFPTPSTYGGSTGQTGDTTAPTVASLVASGTGITAGTGTLSTGNVVTLTLNLSEAVTVAGGTPTLTLNNGGTATYTGGSGSNALTFSYTVGAGQNTADLAATAINLGTATIKDSSGNAANLAGAVANPAGTLQIDTTTPTVASLVASGTGITAGAGDLGVGKVVTLTLNLSEAVTVAGGIPTLTLNDGGIATYTGGSGSSALTFSYTVGAGQNTADLTVTAVNLGTATIKDSSGKAANLTGAVTNPSGTLQIDTTAPTVASLVASGTGITAGAGDLGVGKVVTLTLNLSEAVTVAGGTPTLTLNNGGTATYTGGSGSNALTFSYTVAAGQNTADLAVTAINQGSATIKDGAGNVANLTGAVTNPSGTLQISTTAPAAASVVASGTGITAGGGTVGTGSVVTLTVNLDGAVTVAGGKPTLTLNDGGTATYTGGSGTSKLTFSYTVAAGQNTSDLTVTGVSLNGATVKDGAGNAANLGAVVTNPSGTLQVDTSAHLTHVGNKYLLANSAGVGPAISSGGVAVTDSQMVGWTFIAAVQVGSGYQVALKATGADQYTIWNTDNNGNVISNAVGGAVSGSSSALQGIEATFHQDLNGDGTIGLVTTSVDLSGVTSLEQVANYYLLNPVGGGTGPQLKSGGSVITVDQLGGWTFIGAEKTASGYEVALKAKGADQYTVWNTDNNGNVISNAVGGAVSGSSAALQGIEASFHQDLNGDGTIGLVTTRVEALGATALDQVANYYLLNPVGGGTGPQLKSGGSVITADQLGGWTLIGAEKTASGYEVALKSGNQYTVWNTDNNGKVISNAVGGAVSGSSAALQGIEASFHQDLNGDGTIGSVTTRVESLGATALDQVANYYLLNPVGGGTGPQLKSGGSVITVDQLGGWTLIGAEKTASGYEVALKAASGNQYTVWNTDNNGNVISNAVGGAVSGSSAALQGIEASFHQDLNGDGVILLSGSGSIIGANSLVIGSGASAELTGAYSGSVSFAGATGTLVIDNSANFHGTIGGQLTTTDVIDLADITAGANATIGYTGNNSPGTLTVSDGTKTASIALLGNYSLANFTVASDGHGGTTVVDPPLPGQQESLMSENSGSDPAPSLAALDQRLALWSQHMASAFASSGWDSAGTSMVSRSELGGGGLLPQLAQSVTQRQHSDMTG, from the coding sequence ATGGCCGTTCAAAAGCCTACGATTAGCAATTTCTTTGCAGATAGTGGTACCCGGGGTGACGGAATCACCGACGCGAACGTGGTTACGGTTTGGGGGACTGCGGACCCAAATACGACAGTGTCGATTTATGACGGATCGACCCTCTTAGGCACGGCCACGTCGAACAGCTCCGGTGCATGGGCGTTTGAGACACCAAAGCTCTCCGACAGCACCCACAGCTTGACTGCCACAGCGACTGATACGTCGGGCGCCACCAGTGCGCCGTCAAGCGCCTTGTCGGTCACCGTAATTCCGAGCGTTACGGACTTCAGGCCGGCCAGCAACAATTGGCAGAACCCGATTATCATCGACGGCCAGGGTTGGTTCGTCGAATCCGGCAATAAACCTTGGAGCCTTACCAATCCGGATGCGCACACCGTTCGCATGGAAGTGCGGCCCGGAGACCTGTGGGCCGATGATGAAACGGCTCGATCCGAAATCCTGACGGTCGACGAGGCGCTCGACCACCAGGTCTTCAACGCGGCTTACACGATGACTGTGGAGCCGGGGGCGGTGAATCCCGTCGATTGGCTATCGGTCGCGCAGATGCACGAGGAATCCGGCATCCCGTTCTCGATCTCGATCAAGGGCGACAAGCTGCAGGTGATTGTGAATATCAATGAGTCCTTTGAGCAGACCGTTTATGTAGATCCGAAATCCATTGTACGCGGTCATGCTTACGACATCCAAATTCAGGCCAATTTCTCCACCGATTCAACCGGTTTCCTAAAGATTTGGTCTGATGGCGTCCAAATCGTAGATTATCACGGCCAACTGGGGACCGAGACCGGTGGCCAGTATTTGAAGCTGGGGGTTTACGAAGGATATCCCGAAGGGGTGACGTCGCCGATAGCTGTCGACTACAGCAACATCGTACTCTCCTACAATAACGCGTCGTTTCCGACTCCTTCTACTTACGGCGGCTCAACGGGGCAGACCGGAGATACCACGGCGCCGACGGTTGCCTCGCTGGTGGCCTCCGGTACCGGCATCACGGCCGGCACGGGCACCCTCTCGACCGGCAACGTGGTGACGCTGACGCTCAATCTGAGCGAGGCGGTGACGGTTGCGGGTGGTACCCCGACGCTGACTCTCAACAACGGCGGCACCGCGACCTATACCGGCGGCTCGGGCAGCAATGCGCTGACCTTCAGCTACACGGTCGGGGCGGGCCAGAACACCGCCGACCTCGCGGCGACGGCGATCAACCTGGGTACGGCGACCATCAAGGATAGCTCCGGCAACGCCGCCAATCTCGCCGGCGCGGTGGCCAACCCGGCTGGCACGCTGCAGATTGACACCACAACCCCCACCGTTGCTTCTCTGGTGGCCTCCGGTACCGGGATCACGGCCGGCGCGGGCGATCTTGGGGTTGGCAAGGTGGTAACCCTGACGCTCAATCTGAGCGAGGCGGTGACGGTTGCGGGCGGTATCCCCACGCTGACCCTCAACGACGGCGGCATCGCGACCTATACCGGCGGCTCGGGCAGCAGTGCGCTGACCTTCAGCTATACGGTCGGGGCGGGCCAGAACACCGCCGACCTTACAGTGACGGCGGTCAACCTGGGCACTGCAACTATCAAGGACAGCTCCGGCAAGGCCGCCAATCTCACCGGCGCGGTGACCAATCCGTCCGGCACGCTGCAGATCGACACCACGGCGCCGACTGTCGCCTCTCTGGTGGCCTCTGGCACCGGTATCACGGCCGGTGCGGGCGACCTCGGAGTTGGCAAGGTTGTAACGCTGACGCTCAATCTGAGCGAGGCGGTGACGGTTGCGGGCGGCACCCCGACACTGACGCTCAACAACGGCGGCACCGCGACCTATACCGGCGGCTCCGGCAGCAATGCGCTGACCTTCAGCTACACGGTGGCGGCCGGCCAGAACACCGCCGACCTCGCGGTGACCGCGATCAACCAGGGCTCGGCGACCATCAAGGATGGCGCCGGCAATGTCGCCAATCTCACCGGCGCGGTGACCAACCCGTCCGGCACGCTGCAGATCAGCACCACGGCGCCGGCTGCGGCCTCTGTGGTGGCCTCAGGCACCGGGATCACGGCGGGTGGTGGCACCGTCGGGACCGGGAGCGTGGTGACGCTGACGGTGAACCTCGACGGAGCGGTGACGGTTGCCGGCGGTAAGCCGACGCTGACGCTGAACGACGGCGGCACGGCGACCTATACCGGCGGCTCGGGCACGAGCAAGCTGACCTTCAGCTACACGGTGGCGGCCGGCCAGAACACCTCCGACCTCACGGTGACCGGGGTCAGCCTCAACGGAGCCACGGTCAAGGACGGCGCCGGCAATGCCGCCAACCTGGGCGCAGTGGTCACCAATCCTTCCGGCACGCTTCAGGTCGACACCAGCGCCCACCTGACCCATGTCGGGAACAAGTACTTGTTGGCGAACAGTGCAGGGGTGGGACCGGCAATCTCGAGTGGCGGCGTGGCGGTAACCGATAGCCAAATGGTTGGCTGGACTTTCATCGCAGCGGTGCAGGTTGGCAGTGGGTACCAGGTAGCGCTGAAGGCTACGGGTGCGGATCAGTACACGATCTGGAACACCGACAACAACGGCAACGTGATCTCCAACGCGGTCGGAGGCGCCGTCTCAGGCTCCAGTTCGGCGCTGCAAGGGATTGAGGCGACTTTCCACCAGGATCTGAATGGCGATGGCACGATCGGCCTTGTTACGACAAGCGTGGATTTATCCGGCGTAACCTCGCTGGAGCAGGTTGCCAACTATTATCTTCTGAATCCTGTTGGCGGCGGGACTGGCCCTCAACTGAAGTCTGGTGGTTCGGTCATCACGGTGGATCAGCTCGGCGGTTGGACCTTTATCGGCGCGGAAAAGACCGCCAGCGGCTACGAGGTTGCGCTGAAGGCTAAGGGGGCGGATCAGTACACGGTCTGGAACACCGACAACAACGGCAACGTGATCTCCAACGCGGTCGGAGGCGCCGTGTCGGGCTCCAGTGCGGCGCTGCAAGGGATTGAGGCGAGTTTCCACCAGGATCTGAATGGCGATGGCACGATCGGCCTTGTCACGACAAGAGTCGAAGCATTAGGCGCAACCGCGCTGGATCAGGTTGCCAACTATTATCTTCTGAATCCTGTTGGCGGCGGGACTGGCCCTCAGCTGAAGTCTGGTGGTTCGGTCATTACGGCAGATCAGCTCGGCGGCTGGACCCTTATCGGCGCGGAAAAGACCGCCAGCGGCTACGAGGTCGCGTTGAAGAGCGGGAATCAGTACACGGTCTGGAACACCGACAACAACGGCAAGGTGATCTCCAATGCGGTCGGAGGCGCCGTCTCGGGCTCCAGTGCGGCGCTGCAAGGGATTGAGGCGAGTTTCCACCAGGATCTGAATGGCGATGGCACGATCGGCTCTGTCACGACAAGAGTCGAGTCATTGGGCGCAACCGCGCTGGATCAGGTTGCCAACTATTACCTGTTGAATCCTGTTGGCGGCGGGACTGGCCCTCAGCTGAAGTCTGGTGGTTCGGTCATCACGGTGGATCAGCTCGGCGGTTGGACCCTTATCGGCGCGGAAAAGACCGCCAGCGGCTACGAGGTTGCGCTGAAGGCTGCGAGCGGGAATCAGTACACGGTCTGGAACACCGACAACAACGGCAACGTGATCTCCAACGCGGTCGGAGGCGCCGTCTCGGGCTCCAGTGCGGCGCTGCAAGGGATTGAGGCGAGTTTCCACCAGGATCTGAATGGCGATGGAGTAATCCTGCTCTCCGGAAGCGGAAGCATTATCGGTGCGAACAGCCTTGTGATCGGCAGCGGCGCAAGCGCGGAGCTCACGGGGGCCTATTCCGGGTCGGTCAGTTTTGCAGGCGCAACGGGCACCCTCGTCATTGACAACTCTGCAAACTTCCACGGGACGATCGGCGGACAGCTTACGACCACAGACGTCATCGACCTCGCCGACATTACGGCTGGGGCAAATGCCACGATCGGCTATACGGGCAACAACTCGCCGGGTACGCTGACCGTGAGCGACGGAACGAAGACGGCCAGCATTGCTCTCCTCGGCAATTATTCGTTGGCGAACTTCACCGTGGCCAGCGACGGCCATGGTGGAACGACGGTCGTTGATCCGCCGTTGCCCGGCCAGCAAGAGAGTTTGATGTCGGAAAATTCAGGGAGCGACCCGGCCCCCTCGCTTGCAGCCCTGGACCAGAGATTGGCGCTATGGTCGCAACATATGGCTTCGGCATTTGCTTCTTCGGGCTGGGATAGTGCTGGCACTTCGATGGTCAGCCGCAGTGAACTGGGAGGAGGGGGCTTGTTGCCACAGTTGGCTCAGTCCGTTACTCAGCGGCAGCATTCCGATATGACAGGTTAG
- a CDS encoding caspase family protein — MHGLLKTLLAVLAIFANVSAATAGAAPSEKRLALVIGNASYKAKPLATAVNDAALIAQTLRAAGFDVMGARDLDEDLLRQTFRDFVDAVRSAGPGAVAAVYFAGYGLQLEGENYLLPIDADITDASDVSLRAVRLSEQSLALAALDLKASFMILDMARANPFVLSGQPPASGLAWVEPETNMLIAFNAAPGTVSPDSGNGYGPYAKALSEMIREGGRTPADLFDRVRLRVNELTKGAQVPWDTSDIEAQFMFFERGPDAPSRADSPERTARMRSQPMGSLGAQDAYMAALMRDTFDGYADFLADYWRDPMTKRIRALLAARREAITWRRTGQANVPDAYWSYLSRYPAGAHVDDARRRLVHLGATIAPPSKFAMIDYDVPPPLPDELEFVERTVLLFNDPAFAFESPPPSPAYFLEPPPPELLALAPPDAPSEAYVLPAPRFVSLPSYVDVPAYVVAPPNSPVFNSVEKAPLRNAIDLPTGANGQAKASAILPSSAGNLMDSPRLPSSVATKAASVSGRWRPQLTASKPPAREAIKVLTKPAVAELASTPLWAIYKPPARKEISTIGAPTDLWATYYPMAWEAIKAPPSLRKPWPIDNRTLANTPIASSALTTDDEVPVPVTTTLAPSQRAATLSATGSIPLPLSRPTTSAPRPTRKPQTPIARAASSPIEVGHAQQPAALPNRVAPSNRVVRRPNVELGVSPPKP; from the coding sequence ATGCACGGACTTTTGAAGACATTGCTCGCCGTTCTGGCGATTTTCGCCAACGTGTCCGCCGCTACAGCAGGCGCTGCGCCCTCGGAAAAGCGTCTGGCGCTCGTGATCGGGAATGCATCCTACAAGGCCAAGCCGCTCGCGACCGCGGTCAATGATGCCGCTCTGATCGCCCAAACCCTGCGGGCCGCGGGCTTTGATGTCATGGGCGCCCGAGACCTCGATGAAGACCTGCTACGGCAGACTTTCCGCGATTTTGTCGACGCTGTCAGGAGCGCGGGACCGGGCGCGGTAGCTGCCGTGTATTTCGCTGGTTACGGGCTGCAGCTCGAAGGCGAGAACTATCTGCTTCCGATCGACGCGGATATTACCGATGCTTCGGACGTGTCCCTCAGGGCGGTACGGCTGTCGGAACAATCGCTCGCGCTCGCGGCGCTTGATCTGAAGGCAAGCTTCATGATCCTGGACATGGCCCGCGCAAATCCGTTTGTCTTGTCAGGTCAACCGCCGGCTAGTGGCCTCGCCTGGGTCGAGCCCGAAACCAACATGCTGATCGCATTCAATGCCGCCCCCGGCACAGTCTCGCCGGATAGCGGGAATGGCTACGGCCCCTATGCCAAGGCGCTTTCCGAGATGATCCGCGAGGGCGGCCGGACGCCAGCCGATCTATTTGATCGTGTGCGTTTGCGTGTCAACGAATTGACGAAGGGGGCACAGGTACCCTGGGATACCTCGGACATCGAAGCGCAATTCATGTTCTTTGAACGCGGTCCTGACGCGCCATCGCGGGCGGATTCGCCCGAGCGGACCGCTCGGATGCGCTCCCAGCCAATGGGGAGCCTCGGTGCCCAAGACGCCTACATGGCGGCCTTGATGCGCGACACTTTCGACGGCTATGCAGATTTCCTTGCAGACTATTGGCGTGACCCCATGACGAAGCGCATCCGCGCGCTCCTGGCGGCGCGGCGCGAGGCCATTACTTGGCGACGGACCGGCCAAGCCAATGTACCTGACGCCTACTGGTCTTATTTGTCGCGCTATCCAGCGGGGGCCCATGTTGACGACGCGCGCCGCCGTCTCGTGCACCTTGGTGCCACGATCGCGCCGCCCTCCAAATTCGCAATGATAGATTACGACGTTCCCCCGCCATTGCCGGACGAACTGGAGTTTGTCGAGCGGACCGTGCTGCTCTTCAACGATCCGGCATTCGCGTTCGAGTCGCCACCACCTTCGCCCGCCTATTTTCTGGAGCCGCCGCCGCCTGAATTGCTCGCCTTGGCGCCGCCAGATGCTCCTTCGGAAGCATACGTCCTTCCGGCCCCAAGATTCGTGTCGTTACCGTCCTATGTCGATGTACCGGCTTACGTGGTGGCGCCGCCCAATTCACCTGTTTTCAACAGCGTCGAAAAAGCACCGCTCCGCAACGCGATTGACCTTCCCACCGGGGCGAACGGCCAGGCCAAGGCCTCGGCGATTCTGCCGTCCAGCGCGGGCAACCTTATGGACAGCCCGCGCCTTCCATCCTCGGTGGCGACAAAGGCCGCCTCGGTCAGCGGCCGCTGGCGGCCACAGCTAACCGCCTCGAAGCCGCCGGCGCGGGAAGCGATCAAAGTGCTCACAAAACCCGCGGTGGCTGAGCTCGCTTCAACGCCGCTCTGGGCGATCTACAAGCCGCCCGCCCGAAAAGAGATAAGCACGATAGGGGCTCCGACAGATCTCTGGGCGACCTACTATCCGATGGCATGGGAAGCGATCAAAGCGCCTCCGAGCCTGAGGAAGCCTTGGCCGATCGACAACAGGACACTGGCAAATACGCCCATCGCGTCGTCTGCGCTTACCACAGACGATGAGGTGCCGGTCCCCGTGACCACAACACTCGCGCCGTCGCAGCGCGCCGCAACGCTGTCGGCGACTGGCAGCATTCCGCTGCCGCTTTCCCGACCGACAACGTCTGCGCCGCGCCCAACCCGCAAGCCACAAACACCGATTGCACGCGCGGCTTCATCGCCGATAGAAGTTGGTCATGCGCAGCAGCCCGCGGCTCTGCCCAACCGGGTGGCACCGTCGAATCGTGTGGTGCGTCGTCCCAACGTCGAGCTCGGAGTATCGCCGCCGAAGCCTTAG
- a CDS encoding H-NS histone family protein → MSKKFNLDAMSIDEMWQLHEEISAVLSIRLTSEKRELEKRLAQLRREKEMRQSESADSQPRDAPRERRKYPRVFPKYRNPNEPTETWSGRGKQPRWLTAALKTGHTIDEFVIGTVESKKNSSSRRQRA, encoded by the coding sequence ATGAGCAAGAAATTCAACCTTGATGCCATGTCCATTGACGAAATGTGGCAGTTGCACGAGGAAATTAGCGCGGTTCTTTCCATCAGGTTGACGTCGGAGAAACGTGAGCTCGAAAAGAGATTGGCGCAGCTTCGTCGCGAGAAAGAAATGCGTCAATCGGAGTCGGCGGACAGTCAGCCGAGAGATGCGCCTCGGGAGCGACGGAAATATCCGAGGGTATTTCCAAAATACAGAAATCCGAACGAGCCTACCGAGACCTGGTCAGGGCGTGGCAAACAGCCGCGGTGGCTGACTGCCGCTCTCAAGACAGGTCACACCATCGACGAATTCGTGATTGGAACTGTAGAATCGAAGAAGAACAGTTCTAGCCGGCGGCAAAGGGCGTAG
- a CDS encoding HlyD family type I secretion periplasmic adaptor subunit, with product MKSEAKVVPFPAAAPKPREREELAFLPAALEIVETPPSPIGRAIGATIIALFVLALAWATLGHVDIVATATGKIIPTGRSKVIQPFETGVVRAIRVANGQIVNAGDTLIELDPTINEGEINHIRSDLQSAQLDVARLNAALTDTDDPLAAFRPPEGADRALVAMQRQFLLAQISEHKSKIAALDGQKAQKEAELATISATVNKLETVIPTIEERVNIRKSLDQYGSRLQYYEVLQQLTESQQERLVQKSHLKVAQAAVAAITETRAQTRAEYRRTLFSELTEAKRKAAGLAADLSKAEQRTKLQQLTAPVSGMVQQLAVYTVGGVVTPAQALMVIVPSDSQLEIEAMVSNRDIGFVHAGDEVQIKVDTFDFTRYGLLHGKVLSISSDSIVRDASSDKANDKPAGATSEPKGQELTYAARISVDRSKMQVEDKTVNLSPGMAVTAEIKTGSRRIIGYLMSPLVKYKQESLRER from the coding sequence ATGAAATCGGAAGCGAAAGTTGTTCCCTTTCCGGCAGCAGCTCCCAAGCCGCGCGAGCGGGAAGAGCTGGCGTTCCTGCCGGCCGCGCTGGAAATCGTCGAAACCCCGCCCTCCCCGATCGGCAGGGCAATCGGCGCGACCATTATCGCGTTGTTTGTGCTGGCTTTGGCTTGGGCGACCCTCGGCCACGTGGACATCGTGGCCACCGCAACCGGGAAAATCATTCCGACTGGCCGCAGCAAGGTGATTCAACCCTTCGAGACCGGTGTCGTGCGCGCCATACGGGTTGCGAACGGCCAAATTGTCAATGCGGGCGATACGCTGATTGAACTCGATCCCACCATCAACGAAGGCGAGATCAATCATATCCGGAGCGACTTGCAGTCGGCTCAACTCGATGTCGCTCGCCTAAATGCGGCGCTTACCGATACTGACGATCCGCTCGCGGCATTCCGTCCCCCGGAGGGAGCAGACCGGGCGCTGGTCGCCATGCAGCGCCAGTTTCTGTTAGCGCAAATCTCTGAGCACAAATCAAAAATCGCCGCTCTGGACGGGCAAAAGGCCCAAAAGGAAGCTGAGCTGGCTACCATCTCGGCCACGGTCAATAAGCTTGAAACGGTCATTCCGACCATTGAGGAGCGCGTCAATATCCGCAAGAGCCTCGATCAATACGGCTCCAGGTTGCAATACTACGAGGTGCTGCAGCAATTGACCGAGAGCCAGCAGGAACGGTTGGTCCAGAAAAGCCATTTGAAAGTAGCGCAGGCAGCGGTTGCCGCGATCACCGAAACGCGTGCCCAGACCAGGGCCGAGTATCGCCGAACTCTGTTCAGCGAATTGACCGAGGCAAAGCGGAAAGCCGCCGGCTTGGCGGCCGATCTGTCGAAGGCCGAACAGCGCACCAAGCTGCAGCAGCTGACCGCGCCGGTATCAGGCATGGTTCAGCAGCTGGCCGTATATACGGTCGGCGGTGTTGTGACGCCGGCGCAGGCCCTGATGGTAATCGTGCCGAGCGACAGTCAACTGGAGATCGAAGCCATGGTGAGCAACCGTGACATCGGTTTCGTGCATGCCGGCGATGAAGTGCAAATCAAGGTCGATACGTTTGATTTCACCAGATACGGGCTGCTGCACGGGAAGGTGCTGAGCATCTCATCGGACTCGATCGTGCGTGATGCTTCGAGCGACAAAGCGAACGACAAGCCGGCCGGTGCCACAAGCGAGCCCAAGGGCCAGGAATTGACGTATGCGGCGCGGATCTCCGTGGACCGCTCGAAGATGCAAGTCGAGGACAAGACGGTCAACCTTTCACCCGGCATGGCAGTCACCGCCGAGATCAAGACCGGATCTCGACGGATCATCGGCTACCTAATGTCACCGCTGGTGAAATATAAGCAGGAGAGCCTGCGGGAAAGGTAA
- a CDS encoding type I secretion system permease/ATPase has product MTTHSEVPGRNDPGLTALVMLLRFHGAGADPAQIRHQCGTAAIGIADMIRCAKEFGLKAREMKTSWPRLATTPLPAIAALKDGGFLLLGKVGDDKVVVQSTKTPRPELMSRADLEAIWDGRIVLMTRRASLTELSRRFDITWFVGAIHKYRQQLAEVLLGSFFLQLFALASPLFFQVVIDKVLVHRSMGTLDVMVIGLLGIALFETILGILRTYLFSHATNRIDVELGARLFQHLLALPTAYFQARRVGDSVARVRELESIRTFLTSSALTLVIDLFFTVVFLGVMFLYSPLLTGIVLAGFPFYVGISVGVTPQFRRLLDEKFKRGAENQAFLVESVTGVETLKAMAVEPQMQRRWEEQLAGYIAASFRVLRLGNTASNSVQFVNKVVMAGILYFGARLVISGDMSVGELVAFNMLAGRVSQPVLRLAQIWQEFHQAKLSVERLGDILNTPPEPKFNPARAALPAIRGDVTFDHVVFRYRIDGPEVLHDVSFSVSAGQVIGIVGPSGSGKSTVAKLVQRLYIPERGRVLVDGVDLAMVDTSWLRRQVGSVLQENVLFNQSIRDNIALPDPSMPIEQVVEAAKLAGAHDFILELPEGYDTVVGERGASLSGGQRQRIAIARALVTNPRILIFDEATSALDYESERIIQENMQRIAQGRTVFIIAHRLSTVRRSNRIITIDRGRLVEDGTHDELIKKGGRYATLHRVQADIHEVR; this is encoded by the coding sequence ATGACGACACATTCGGAAGTGCCCGGCCGGAATGACCCAGGCCTTACCGCGCTGGTCATGCTGCTGCGTTTTCACGGCGCCGGGGCAGATCCCGCCCAAATTCGTCATCAGTGCGGAACTGCGGCTATCGGCATTGCCGACATGATTCGATGCGCCAAGGAATTCGGCCTCAAGGCGCGCGAAATGAAGACAAGCTGGCCGCGCCTGGCGACTACCCCTTTGCCTGCCATTGCGGCGCTCAAGGATGGCGGCTTTCTCCTGCTCGGCAAAGTGGGAGACGACAAGGTCGTCGTACAATCCACGAAAACGCCGCGCCCGGAATTGATGAGCAGAGCTGACCTGGAGGCGATTTGGGACGGACGTATCGTTCTGATGACCCGGCGCGCGAGCCTGACGGAATTGTCACGTCGCTTCGATATCACATGGTTCGTGGGCGCGATTCACAAGTATCGTCAGCAATTGGCTGAGGTGCTCCTTGGATCCTTTTTTCTTCAGCTGTTTGCGCTCGCCTCGCCGCTGTTCTTTCAGGTGGTGATCGACAAGGTTCTGGTCCATCGCAGTATGGGCACGCTGGATGTGATGGTGATCGGGCTACTTGGGATAGCCTTGTTCGAAACCATTCTCGGGATCCTGCGGACTTATCTTTTTTCGCACGCCACCAATCGGATCGACGTAGAACTCGGCGCGCGGTTATTTCAGCATTTACTGGCATTGCCCACAGCCTATTTTCAGGCCCGCCGCGTCGGCGATTCCGTCGCACGCGTGCGTGAGCTGGAAAGCATCCGGACTTTCTTGACCAGTTCGGCGCTGACCCTAGTGATTGATCTGTTCTTCACCGTTGTCTTTCTAGGGGTCATGTTTCTTTACTCGCCGCTGCTAACTGGCATCGTCCTCGCCGGGTTTCCTTTTTATGTGGGTATTTCGGTCGGGGTCACGCCGCAGTTTCGCCGGCTGCTGGACGAGAAGTTCAAGCGCGGCGCGGAGAACCAGGCCTTTCTCGTGGAAAGCGTCACTGGGGTAGAAACCCTTAAGGCGATGGCGGTCGAGCCGCAGATGCAGCGGCGCTGGGAAGAGCAACTCGCTGGCTATATAGCGGCGAGCTTCCGGGTCTTACGGCTCGGCAACACCGCCAGCAATAGCGTGCAATTTGTCAACAAGGTCGTTATGGCCGGCATCCTGTATTTCGGAGCTCGGCTTGTCATCTCCGGCGACATGAGTGTAGGCGAGCTGGTCGCATTCAACATGCTGGCCGGCCGGGTAAGCCAGCCGGTGCTGCGGTTGGCCCAGATCTGGCAGGAGTTTCACCAGGCAAAGCTCTCGGTGGAGCGGCTCGGCGACATCCTCAATACGCCGCCGGAACCAAAGTTCAATCCGGCGCGCGCCGCACTGCCCGCGATACGCGGCGACGTCACGTTCGACCATGTTGTGTTTCGTTACCGCATAGACGGCCCGGAGGTGCTGCACGACGTCAGTTTCAGCGTGTCCGCCGGACAAGTCATTGGCATCGTCGGACCCTCGGGCTCTGGCAAGAGCACCGTGGCAAAGCTCGTGCAACGCCTCTACATTCCCGAGCGGGGCCGCGTGCTGGTCGATGGGGTCGACTTGGCTATGGTGGATACGTCATGGCTGCGCCGCCAGGTCGGCTCGGTGCTGCAGGAGAACGTACTCTTCAATCAGTCGATCCGGGACAATATCGCCTTACCGGATCCATCTATGCCGATCGAGCAAGTCGTCGAAGCTGCGAAGCTCGCCGGCGCCCATGATTTCATATTGGAACTGCCGGAGGGGTATGACACGGTCGTGGGCGAGCGTGGTGCAAGCCTTTCAGGCGGACAGCGCCAACGCATCGCCATCGCCCGGGCGCTGGTGACTAATCCTCGCATTTTGATTTTCGACGAAGCCACCAGCGCGCTGGACTACGAGAGCGAGCGAATAATTCAGGAGAATATGCAACGCATCGCCCAAGGTCGCACCGTGTTCATTATCGCCCACCGCCTCTCGACCGTACGCCGAAGCAATAGAATCATAACCATTGATCGGGGCCGATTGGTCGAGGATGGAACACACGACGAGCTCATCAAGAAGGGCGGCCGCTATGCCACACTTCACCGGGTGCAGGCCGATATCCATGAAGTGCGTTAG